In Streptomyces sp. NBC_01426, one genomic interval encodes:
- a CDS encoding ABC transporter permease subunit: MADFPAVLASEWTKIRTVASTTWTLVAALVVTVGVSAGLCAFINASFDDMPPQEQLTFDPTLSAFAGMALGQLAMIVFGVLVVGTEYSSGMIRTSLAAVPRRGSLLLGKLIVATALALIVGLATSFLSFFLGQALLGGRSVGIGEPGVLRAVIGAGLYMAMIALFSMGVATMLRSSMLALCVLMPFFLMISTILGAVEATRKVARYFPDQAGSRIMQVVPPGAAGGDAPPYGPWGGFGIMALWTLAAVLAGFLVLRKRDA; encoded by the coding sequence ATGGCTGATTTCCCCGCCGTCCTCGCGTCCGAGTGGACCAAGATCCGCACGGTGGCCTCGACCACCTGGACGCTCGTCGCCGCCCTCGTGGTCACGGTCGGCGTGAGCGCCGGGCTCTGCGCGTTCATCAACGCCTCGTTCGACGACATGCCTCCGCAGGAGCAGCTCACCTTCGACCCGACGCTGTCGGCCTTCGCCGGGATGGCCCTCGGCCAGCTCGCCATGATCGTCTTCGGGGTGCTGGTCGTCGGCACCGAGTACAGCTCGGGCATGATCCGCACCTCGCTCGCGGCCGTGCCGCGCCGCGGGAGCCTGCTGCTCGGCAAGCTCATCGTCGCCACCGCCCTGGCGCTGATCGTGGGCCTCGCGACGAGCTTCCTGTCCTTCTTCCTCGGGCAGGCCCTGCTGGGCGGGCGCAGCGTGGGGATCGGCGAGCCCGGCGTCCTGCGCGCGGTGATCGGTGCCGGGCTCTACATGGCCATGATCGCCCTGTTCTCCATGGGCGTGGCCACGATGCTGCGCAGTTCGATGCTCGCCCTGTGCGTGCTGATGCCGTTCTTCCTGATGATCTCCACCATCCTCGGGGCCGTCGAGGCGACCCGGAAGGTGGCCCGGTACTTCCCGGATCAGGCCGGCTCCCGGATCATGCAGGTCGTCCCGCCGGGTGCGGCGGGCGGGGACGCGCCGCCCTACGGGCCCTGGGGCGGCTTCGGGATCATGGCCCTGTGGACGCTGGCCGCCGTGCTCGCCGGGTTCCTGGTCCTCAGGAAGCGCGACGCGTGA
- the nucS gene encoding endonuclease NucS, whose amino-acid sequence MRLVIARCSVDYAGRLTAHLPSAPRLILVKADGSVSIHADDRAYKPLNWMSPPCTLKEGSGDEAGVWTVINKAGEKLIITMEEVLHDSSHELGVDPGLIKDGVEAHLQELLADRIDTLGEGYSLIRREYMTAIGPVDILCRDADGATVAVEIKRRGEIDGVEQLTRYLELLNRDPHLAPVRGVFAAQEIKPQARVLATDRGMDCVILDYNAMRGIEDDKLRLF is encoded by the coding sequence ATGCGTCTCGTCATTGCCCGCTGCTCCGTCGACTACGCGGGCCGGCTCACCGCCCATCTGCCCTCGGCACCCCGTCTGATCCTCGTGAAGGCCGACGGCAGTGTCTCGATCCACGCGGACGACCGGGCGTACAAACCGCTCAACTGGATGTCGCCCCCGTGCACCCTCAAGGAGGGGAGCGGGGACGAGGCCGGTGTCTGGACCGTCATCAACAAGGCGGGCGAGAAGCTCATCATCACGATGGAAGAAGTCCTGCACGACTCCTCCCACGAGCTGGGCGTCGACCCGGGCCTGATCAAGGACGGCGTGGAAGCGCACCTCCAGGAGCTGCTGGCCGACCGCATCGACACCCTCGGCGAGGGCTACAGCCTGATCCGGCGCGAGTACATGACCGCGATCGGTCCGGTGGACATCCTGTGCCGCGACGCCGACGGCGCGACGGTGGCGGTGGAGATCAAGCGGCGCGGCGAGATCGACGGTGTCGAGCAGCTGACCCGCTACCTGGAGCTGCTGAACCGGGACCCGCACCTCGCCCCCGTCCGGGGCGTGTTCGCGGCCCAGGAGATCAAGCCCCAGGCCCGCGTCCTGGCGACGGACCGCGGCATGGACTGCGTGATCCTCGACTACAACGCCATGCGCGGCATCGAGGACGACAAGCTCCGCCTGTTCTAG
- a CDS encoding cellulose-binding protein — MSDTSSPFGFELVRRGYDRGQVDDRITKLVSDRDSALGRINSLEKRIEELHLETQNAQAQVSDAEPSYAGLGARVEKILRLAEEEAKDLREEARRAAEQHRELAESAAQQVRNDAESFAADRKSKAEDEGVRIVEKAKGDSATLRSEAQKDAASKREEADALFEETRAKAAQAAADFETNLAKRREQSERDLASRQAKAEKRLAEIEHRAEQLRLEAEKLRTDAERRARQTVETAQRQAEDIVADANAKADRIRSESERELAALTNRRDSINAQLTNVREMLATLTGAAVAAAGSPIDDEPVTRGVPAQQSR; from the coding sequence ATGAGCGACACTTCCTCCCCCTTCGGCTTCGAGCTCGTGCGGCGTGGTTACGACCGCGGTCAGGTGGACGACCGCATTACCAAGCTGGTCTCCGACCGCGACAGCGCACTAGGACGTATCAACTCTCTGGAAAAGCGGATCGAGGAGCTGCACCTCGAAACGCAGAACGCCCAGGCGCAGGTGAGCGACGCGGAGCCGTCGTACGCCGGCCTCGGTGCCCGGGTCGAGAAGATCCTGCGACTGGCCGAGGAGGAGGCGAAGGACCTTCGCGAGGAGGCCCGTCGCGCGGCCGAGCAGCACCGCGAGCTGGCCGAGTCGGCCGCCCAGCAGGTGCGCAACGACGCCGAGTCGTTCGCCGCCGACCGGAAGTCGAAGGCGGAGGACGAGGGCGTCCGCATCGTCGAGAAGGCCAAGGGCGACTCCGCCACCCTGCGCTCCGAGGCCCAGAAGGACGCGGCCTCCAAGCGCGAGGAGGCCGACGCGCTCTTCGAGGAGACCCGCGCCAAGGCCGCCCAGGCCGCCGCGGACTTCGAGACCAACCTGGCCAAGCGCCGCGAGCAGTCCGAGCGCGACCTGGCCTCGCGTCAGGCCAAGGCGGAGAAGCGCCTCGCGGAGATCGAGCACCGCGCGGAGCAGCTGCGCCTGGAGGCGGAGAAGCTCCGTACCGACGCCGAGCGTCGCGCGCGTCAGACCGTGGAGACCGCGCAGCGTCAGGCCGAGGACATCGTCGCCGACGCCAACGCGAAGGCGGACCGGATCCGCAGCGAGTCCGAGCGCGAGCTGGCGGCGCTCACCAACCGCCGCGACTCGATCAACGCGCAGCTGACCAACGTCCGCGAGATGCTGGCGACGCTGACCGGTGCGGCCGTGGCCGCCGCCGGCTCCCCGATCGACGACGAGCCGGTCACGCGTGGAGTTCCGGCTCAGCAGAGCCGCTAG
- a CDS encoding SCO5389 family protein — translation MSLDVSPALLEQAERGEVDEAAFVDCVRTSLPYAWEMISSLVAQLEVEGGEFADNQTPPPDEQARGQLLRALASDAIRGALQRHFGVRLAFQNCHRVAVFPLDTSSDDRHARFTSIRGQLLNQSPELRDC, via the coding sequence ATGTCGCTCGACGTCTCACCGGCCCTACTCGAACAGGCCGAGCGAGGCGAGGTCGACGAAGCCGCCTTCGTCGACTGCGTCCGGACCTCCCTGCCTTACGCATGGGAGATGATCAGCTCGCTGGTGGCTCAGCTGGAGGTTGAGGGCGGAGAGTTCGCCGACAACCAGACGCCGCCGCCGGACGAGCAGGCGCGTGGTCAGCTGCTGCGCGCCCTCGCGAGTGACGCGATACGTGGTGCGCTCCAGCGGCACTTCGGAGTGCGTCTGGCATTCCAGAACTGCCACCGTGTCGCCGTGTTCCCGCTGGACACCTCGTCGGATGACAGGCACGCCCGTTTCACCTCGATCCGGGGCCAGTTGCTCAACCAGTCGCCGGAACTGCGGGACTGCTAG
- a CDS encoding LLM class flavin-dependent oxidoreductase: MRVGAFVLAAQFPGQGQGEALHRAVRTAEVAEEAGLDSVWLAEHHFVPYGVCPSAVTLAALLLGRTRRLRVGTAVSVLPSTHPVALGEQAALLHVTSGGRFTLGVGRGGPWVDLEVFGGGLDAYEKGFPDDLDLLRRWLSEPRVGAAGERYAFREVAVVPRPSEALDGDGKGPEVIVACTSPTSVRLAAERGLPMLLGMHCGDEDKAEMVALWRRTARAAGHDPEAGHVSAGVCQLADRTADARETLVKAMPGWFRQGLDAHVTVDGRQRAMRDPVAYTELLCDLHPVGTPELAADRLAATAERTGITRFALLTEGSGDLAATEENVRRLGAEVLPRLG, encoded by the coding sequence ATGCGCGTAGGAGCGTTTGTACTGGCGGCCCAGTTCCCGGGCCAGGGGCAGGGGGAGGCACTGCACCGGGCGGTGCGGACCGCCGAGGTGGCCGAGGAGGCCGGGCTGGACTCGGTCTGGTTGGCCGAGCACCACTTCGTGCCGTACGGGGTCTGCCCGTCGGCGGTGACCCTCGCGGCCCTGCTGCTCGGGCGGACCCGGCGGCTGCGGGTGGGCACGGCCGTGAGCGTGCTGCCGAGCACGCACCCGGTGGCCCTCGGGGAGCAGGCGGCGCTGCTCCACGTCACCTCGGGGGGCCGGTTCACCCTCGGGGTGGGCCGCGGTGGCCCCTGGGTGGACCTGGAGGTGTTCGGGGGCGGTCTGGACGCGTACGAGAAGGGTTTCCCGGACGATCTGGACCTGTTGCGGCGGTGGCTGTCCGAGCCGCGCGTGGGGGCGGCCGGCGAGCGGTACGCCTTCCGCGAGGTGGCCGTCGTACCGCGTCCGTCGGAGGCGCTGGACGGCGACGGGAAGGGGCCTGAAGTGATCGTCGCGTGCACCTCCCCCACGTCGGTGCGGCTGGCCGCGGAGCGGGGTCTGCCGATGTTGCTGGGCATGCACTGCGGGGACGAGGACAAGGCGGAGATGGTCGCGCTGTGGCGGCGCACCGCGCGGGCCGCCGGTCACGACCCCGAGGCGGGGCACGTGTCGGCGGGGGTGTGCCAGCTGGCGGACCGGACGGCGGACGCCCGGGAGACGCTGGTGAAGGCGATGCCGGGCTGGTTCCGGCAGGGGCTGGACGCGCACGTGACGGTGGACGGCAGGCAGCGCGCGATGCGCGATCCGGTCGCCTACACGGAACTGCTGTGCGACCTGCATCCGGTCGGTACGCCGGAACTGGCGGCGGACCGGCTGGCGGCGACCGCGGAACGCACGGGCATCACCCGGTTCGCCCTGCTCACGGAGGGCTCCGGCGATCTCGCCGCGACGGAGGAGAACGTACGGCGCCTGGGCGCCGAGGTCCTGCCCCGCCTCGGCTGA
- a CDS encoding ATP-binding protein, with protein sequence MDRTQGQPEPGDDTPATSTGPASGPVARVVTLTAGDFTLTVNPVDGSEIEPLRPGTGTERPAKRGPAARAERDAAARPPALPGTPLPGRLLLEREEERERLVRLLGRGRSVRLTGPAGSGRSALLDSVALACEGVAPDGVVRLSGHGQQQPAELLHALYAAVYEGSDRRPDRAELLARVKEIGAVVLLDDLELGGPALDELLRATPECAYLLAATPDTKSPSDDSHLEEVFLGGLGRADCVLLLEALTGRALTEEESAWAGDLRFASEGLPLRFVQAAALLRQRDELNRTDETDDEEEPGVFEERPREPVDVPLPTPAEAAAPAELLASRVSESARAALRIACALGGEMPHHAHLPALVGDTHADVAVAELLGCGLLTPVGPRYRLAPGVARQLEEAGYGESAAEEARTAARHYVWWTGHASVTPERVAAEADAVLAALAGADVVAAVLLARTAAPAFAASLHWEAWERVLRSGAEAARKAGEVAEQAYFHHELGVLALCEGRLERARAELEASIGLRGALADKRGTVAGRRALALVTDRETAAGAVSPPLRLEAPATPVTPAAPVAPAAPVTAKAATPPTAFPSVSLPTSLAASLPATLSPPPAATPPVSPPTRPVGAVTSTGPGLPPSPAGEAVTQVVPVIQQGDQKSSSALSDVFDDAFPLTAKPAAPPVAPPPPPAPASRRRTALLAAAGAVTVAVLGTVVALAMVPSGDDEPQGPAVSSTPTTSATDSGGNVPAEPSAPEPGTSDPADPTDPGRPTPSGTDPDPGTVPDPGKTPPARTPSGRPSTPTTPRTSTPPSTPVQSPTSADPKPSTSSVTPEPTVSTGPTGPTVPTGPTEGDTSPEASTSR encoded by the coding sequence ATGGACCGAACTCAGGGACAGCCCGAACCGGGCGACGACACCCCGGCGACGTCGACGGGCCCCGCGAGCGGGCCCGTCGCGCGGGTCGTCACCCTGACCGCGGGGGACTTCACCCTCACCGTCAACCCGGTCGACGGCAGCGAGATAGAACCCCTGCGCCCGGGCACCGGCACGGAGCGCCCCGCCAAGCGCGGTCCGGCCGCCCGTGCCGAGCGGGACGCCGCCGCGAGACCGCCCGCGCTGCCCGGCACCCCGCTCCCCGGCCGGCTCCTGCTGGAACGCGAGGAGGAGCGGGAACGACTCGTACGGCTGCTGGGGCGCGGACGCTCCGTACGCCTGACCGGACCCGCCGGATCGGGCCGTTCCGCACTGCTCGACTCGGTGGCCCTCGCCTGCGAGGGCGTCGCGCCCGACGGGGTCGTACGCCTCTCCGGGCACGGGCAGCAGCAACCCGCGGAACTGCTCCACGCGCTGTACGCGGCCGTGTACGAGGGCTCCGACCGACGCCCCGACCGCGCGGAGCTCCTCGCCCGGGTGAAGGAGATAGGCGCGGTCGTCCTCCTCGACGACCTGGAACTCGGTGGCCCCGCGCTCGACGAGCTGCTGCGGGCCACGCCCGAATGCGCCTACCTGCTGGCCGCCACCCCCGACACCAAGTCCCCCTCCGACGACTCGCACCTGGAGGAGGTCTTCCTCGGCGGCCTCGGCCGGGCCGACTGCGTCCTGCTGCTGGAGGCACTCACCGGCCGCGCCCTGACCGAGGAGGAGAGCGCCTGGGCGGGTGACCTGCGGTTCGCCTCCGAGGGGCTGCCCCTGCGCTTCGTCCAGGCCGCCGCGCTGCTGCGACAGCGCGACGAACTCAACCGGACCGACGAGACGGACGACGAGGAGGAGCCCGGCGTCTTCGAGGAGCGCCCCCGCGAACCCGTCGACGTACCGCTGCCCACCCCGGCCGAGGCCGCCGCGCCGGCGGAACTCCTCGCCTCCCGGGTGAGCGAATCGGCGCGGGCCGCCCTGCGCATCGCGTGCGCGCTCGGCGGGGAGATGCCCCACCACGCGCACCTGCCGGCCCTGGTGGGGGACACGCACGCCGACGTGGCGGTCGCGGAACTCCTCGGCTGCGGGCTGCTCACCCCGGTCGGACCGCGCTACCGATTGGCCCCCGGGGTGGCCCGGCAGCTGGAGGAGGCCGGGTACGGGGAGAGCGCCGCCGAGGAGGCCCGCACGGCCGCCCGGCACTACGTCTGGTGGACCGGCCACGCCTCGGTGACCCCGGAGCGGGTCGCGGCGGAGGCCGACGCGGTCCTGGCGGCCCTGGCCGGCGCCGACGTGGTGGCGGCCGTACTGCTGGCCCGCACGGCCGCCCCTGCCTTCGCGGCGTCGCTGCACTGGGAGGCGTGGGAGCGGGTGCTGCGCTCGGGCGCGGAGGCCGCGCGCAAGGCGGGAGAGGTCGCGGAACAGGCGTACTTCCACCACGAGCTCGGCGTACTCGCGCTGTGCGAGGGTCGGCTGGAGCGGGCCCGGGCGGAGCTGGAGGCCTCGATCGGGCTGCGCGGCGCGCTCGCCGACAAGCGGGGCACGGTCGCGGGGCGGCGGGCGCTGGCCCTGGTCACGGACCGGGAGACGGCGGCAGGCGCGGTGTCGCCGCCGCTGCGGCTGGAGGCGCCCGCGACCCCGGTGACGCCCGCGGCTCCCGTTGCGCCCGCGGCGCCCGTGACTGCCAAGGCTGCCACGCCGCCGACGGCCTTCCCGTCGGTGTCCCTGCCCACCTCCCTGGCCGCGTCCCTTCCCGCGACCCTTTCCCCGCCGCCGGCCGCCACCCCGCCCGTGTCGCCGCCGACCCGCCCGGTCGGCGCGGTGACCTCGACGGGGCCCGGGCTCCCGCCCTCGCCCGCGGGGGAGGCCGTCACGCAGGTCGTTCCCGTGATCCAGCAGGGGGACCAGAAGTCCTCCTCGGCCCTGTCGGACGTCTTCGACGACGCGTTCCCCCTGACGGCGAAGCCCGCCGCGCCGCCGGTCGCCCCGCCGCCCCCGCCCGCTCCGGCGTCCCGACGCCGCACGGCGCTGCTGGCCGCGGCCGGCGCGGTGACGGTGGCGGTGCTGGGCACGGTGGTGGCCCTGGCGATGGTCCCGTCGGGCGACGACGAGCCGCAGGGGCCCGCCGTGTCGTCCACCCCGACGACGTCCGCGACCGACAGCGGCGGGAACGTTCCCGCGGAGCCTTCCGCACCCGAGCCGGGGACGTCCGACCCGGCCGATCCGACGGACCCGGGCCGCCCCACGCCGTCGGGGACCGACCCCGATCCGGGCACCGTCCCGGACCCGGGCAAGACACCGCCCGCGCGCACGCCGTCCGGCCGGCCCTCGACCCCGACGACGCCGCGCACCTCGACGCCGCCCTCGACGCCGGTCCAGTCGCCGACCTCCGCGGACCCCAAGCCGTCCACGTCCTCGGTGACCCCGGAACCGACGGTATCGACCGGGCCGACGGGGCCGACGGTTCCCACCGGCCCGACGGAGGGCGACACCTCCCCCGAGGCCTCCACGTCCCGCTAG
- a CDS encoding ATP/GTP-binding protein: MSPRHNRPRGGGNPSDRSDRGSGSGSGGLDRFGLEQTEEYQGEEWKVRHVAGASAAGKRYRCPGCDQEIPSGTPHLVAWPEYGGVDDRRHWHKACWNAKDRRTSRVQRSRNAPRH, translated from the coding sequence GTGTCGCCGCGCCACAACCGCCCCAGGGGCGGGGGGAATCCGTCCGACCGCTCGGACCGGGGCTCCGGGTCGGGCTCGGGGGGCCTGGACCGGTTCGGTCTGGAGCAGACCGAGGAGTACCAGGGCGAGGAGTGGAAGGTCCGGCACGTCGCCGGCGCGAGCGCGGCCGGCAAGCGCTACCGCTGCCCCGGCTGCGACCAGGAGATCCCCTCCGGCACCCCGCACCTGGTGGCCTGGCCCGAGTACGGCGGCGTGGACGACCGGCGGCACTGGCACAAGGCCTGCTGGAACGCGAAGGACCGCCGCACCTCGCGGGTGCAGCGGTCCCGGAACGCGCCCCGGCACTGA
- a CDS encoding ABC transporter ATP-binding protein codes for MIEAVGLTKRFGAKTAVDQLSFQVRPGHVTGFLGPNGSGKSTTMRMIVGLDRPTSGHITISGMSFRDLPNAQRHVGALLDAKAMHGGRRARTHLLAVAQLSGIPEKRVDEVLAVVGLQDAARQRTKGFSLGMGQRLGIATALLGDPRVLLFDEPVNGLDPEGILWVRTLMRRLAAEGRTVLVSSHLMSEMALTADHLIVIGRGRLLADMGTQEFITHNSAGFARVRAAETDRVGRDTLGEAFRKAGGRVLQESDGALRVTGLDLPQLSDLAHEAGVRLWELSPHRASLEEAYMRMTQSSVQYTSTDDPRAELWEPEPLSVPEREADAAHEVPQNGFYAPPPPGADARPFLMPGNPGELAGATQSNPEDTR; via the coding sequence ATGATCGAGGCAGTCGGCCTGACCAAGCGCTTCGGCGCGAAGACCGCCGTCGACCAGCTGTCCTTCCAGGTCAGGCCAGGTCACGTCACCGGATTCCTGGGGCCCAACGGCTCCGGCAAGTCCACCACCATGCGCATGATCGTCGGGCTGGACAGGCCTACTTCCGGCCATATCACCATCAGCGGGATGTCGTTCCGCGACCTGCCCAACGCGCAACGTCACGTCGGCGCGCTCCTCGACGCGAAGGCCATGCACGGGGGCCGTCGCGCCCGAACCCACCTCTTGGCCGTCGCCCAGCTCTCCGGCATCCCGGAGAAGCGGGTGGACGAGGTCCTGGCCGTGGTGGGCCTCCAGGACGCGGCCCGACAGCGCACCAAGGGCTTCTCCCTCGGCATGGGCCAGCGGCTCGGCATCGCCACCGCCCTGCTCGGCGATCCCCGGGTACTGCTCTTCGACGAGCCCGTCAACGGTCTGGACCCCGAGGGCATCCTGTGGGTGCGCACGCTCATGCGCCGGCTCGCCGCCGAGGGCCGTACGGTCCTGGTCTCCTCGCACCTGATGAGCGAGATGGCGCTGACCGCCGACCACCTGATCGTGATCGGCCGGGGGCGGCTGTTGGCCGACATGGGCACCCAGGAGTTCATCACGCACAACTCGGCCGGATTCGCTCGGGTGCGCGCGGCCGAGACCGATCGGGTTGGCCGGGACACGCTCGGTGAAGCCTTCCGCAAGGCCGGTGGTCGGGTGCTCCAGGAGTCCGACGGCGCCCTCCGGGTGACCGGGCTGGACCTGCCGCAGTTGTCCGACCTCGCGCACGAGGCGGGCGTACGGCTGTGGGAGCTGTCACCGCACCGGGCCTCGCTGGAGGAGGCGTACATGCGGATGACCCAGTCCTCCGTCCAGTACACCTCCACCGACGACCCCCGGGCCGAGCTGTGGGAACCGGAGCCGCTGAGCGTGCCGGAGCGGGAGGCGGACGCGGCCCACGAGGTGCCGCAGAACGGGTTCTACGCGCCCCCGCCGCCCGGCGCGGACGCGCGGCCCTTCCTGATGCCCGGCAACCCCGGCGAGCTCGCCGGCGCCACCCAGAGCAACCCCGAGGACACCCGATGA
- a CDS encoding STAS domain-containing protein has protein sequence MHIRGDHAELAVGGRLDVRSAADARTALHSALDDGHGDLVLDLTALDSWDATGLGVIMGAHRRAGRSGRRLVLRGVPAQMQRLLVATRLHRILAIEGGLEAESLPRV, from the coding sequence ATGCACATCAGGGGCGACCACGCCGAACTCGCGGTCGGGGGTCGCCTCGACGTGCGCAGCGCGGCGGACGCCCGTACGGCCCTGCACTCCGCCCTCGACGACGGCCACGGCGACCTCGTGCTGGACCTCACGGCACTCGACTCCTGGGACGCGACCGGCCTCGGCGTGATCATGGGCGCCCACCGGAGGGCCGGCCGGAGCGGACGCCGCCTGGTACTGCGCGGGGTGCCCGCGCAGATGCAGCGGCTGCTGGTGGCGACCCGGCTGCACCGGATCCTCGCCATCGAGGGCGGACTGGAAGCGGAGTCCCTGCCGCGGGTGTGA
- a CDS encoding ABC transporter permease produces the protein MTGPTATAPTVPGAPHDDTRPHVGHAVASEWTKLTSVRSTIWALGSLVVIVVGIGLLFVSQTADQDYVAMPFTTPALFGLLVGQLAVIVLGVLTITSEHGTGLVRTTFTAAPDRHRVLTAKYLVFSATALAATVGSVFVVAAAAMAVHNGPAAGPHTFGEWSGALVGCLYVTLLGVLALAIGAMVRHSAGAITLMLGLVTLPPVIGGMLSYWEASARIGEIVLQYNVPVAMMQLFGMPTGNDTRVPGDLPQMLLLLLVTGAAVTASYVIVDRRDV, from the coding sequence ATGACCGGCCCGACCGCGACCGCCCCCACCGTGCCCGGTGCGCCGCACGACGACACCCGGCCGCACGTCGGGCACGCGGTGGCCTCGGAGTGGACCAAGCTGACCTCGGTGCGCTCGACGATCTGGGCCCTCGGGTCGCTGGTCGTGATCGTCGTCGGCATCGGGTTGCTCTTCGTGTCCCAGACCGCGGACCAGGACTACGTCGCGATGCCGTTCACCACCCCGGCGCTGTTCGGCCTGCTGGTCGGCCAGCTCGCGGTGATCGTGCTGGGCGTCCTGACCATCACCTCCGAGCACGGCACCGGCCTGGTCCGCACCACCTTCACCGCCGCCCCCGACCGGCACCGGGTGCTCACCGCGAAGTACCTCGTCTTCAGTGCCACGGCCCTGGCGGCGACGGTCGGCTCGGTCTTCGTGGTGGCCGCCGCCGCGATGGCCGTGCACAACGGACCCGCCGCCGGGCCGCACACCTTCGGGGAGTGGAGCGGCGCGCTCGTCGGCTGCCTCTACGTCACGCTGCTCGGGGTGCTCGCCCTCGCGATCGGGGCGATGGTCCGGCACTCCGCCGGGGCGATCACCCTGATGCTCGGCCTGGTCACGCTGCCGCCGGTGATCGGCGGGATGCTCAGCTACTGGGAGGCCTCGGCCCGGATCGGGGAGATCGTCCTCCAGTACAACGTGCCGGTGGCGATGATGCAGTTGTTCGGCATGCCGACGGGCAACGACACGAGGGTGCCCGGCGACCTGCCCCAGATGCTGCTGCTCCTGCTGGTGACCGGCGCCGCGGTGACGGCCTCGTACGTGATCGTCGACCGCCGGGACGTCTGA
- a CDS encoding ABC transporter ATP-binding protein has product MIELEGLTKRFGAKTAVDNLSFQVRPGVVTGFLGPNGAGKSTTMRMMLDLDNPTAGRVRIDGKRYRDLPEPLTHIGALLDAKAMHGGRSAYNNLLCLAQSNRIPRSRVSEVLDQVGLTAVARKKSKGFSLGMGQRLGIAAALLGDPEILMFDEPVNGLDPEGILWIRNLMKAQAAEGRTIFVSSHLMSEMALTADHLVVIGQGKLLADLSMADFIRQNSRSYVRVRSPQQERLKDLLHEEGIDAISVPATGTLEVDGVESERLGELAARHGVVLHELSPQRASLEEAFMRMTADSVEYHAHAAGAPGTPPGPGPADVLPDPPGSGPAWGSSYDAAQRKGK; this is encoded by the coding sequence ATGATCGAGCTTGAGGGCCTCACCAAACGCTTCGGTGCGAAGACGGCAGTGGACAACCTCAGCTTCCAGGTCAGACCCGGGGTGGTGACCGGCTTCCTCGGCCCCAACGGGGCGGGGAAGTCGACGACGATGCGCATGATGCTCGACCTCGACAATCCGACCGCCGGGCGGGTACGGATCGACGGGAAGCGCTACCGGGACCTGCCGGAGCCGCTCACGCACATCGGGGCTCTGCTGGACGCGAAGGCCATGCACGGCGGACGCAGCGCGTACAACAACCTTCTCTGCCTGGCCCAGTCGAACCGGATCCCGAGGAGTCGGGTCTCCGAGGTGCTGGACCAGGTCGGACTGACGGCCGTGGCGCGGAAGAAGTCGAAAGGATTTTCGCTCGGCATGGGGCAGCGGCTTGGAATCGCCGCCGCACTGCTCGGTGATCCGGAGATCCTGATGTTCGACGAACCCGTCAATGGTCTGGACCCCGAGGGAATTCTCTGGATCAGGAATCTCATGAAAGCGCAGGCCGCCGAGGGGAGGACGATCTTCGTTTCCTCTCACCTGATGAGCGAAATGGCGCTGACCGCAGACCATTTGGTGGTCATCGGGCAGGGAAAGCTGCTCGCCGACTTGTCGATGGCCGATTTCATTCGGCAGAACTCACGGAGTTACGTGCGGGTGCGCTCGCCCCAGCAGGAGCGGCTGAAGGATCTCCTGCACGAGGAGGGCATCGACGCGATCTCCGTCCCGGCGACCGGAACGCTGGAGGTCGACGGTGTGGAATCGGAGCGACTCGGCGAGCTGGCGGCCCGGCACGGGGTCGTGTTGCACGAGCTCAGCCCACAGCGGGCGTCCCTGGAAGAGGCGTTCATGCGCATGACGGCGGACTCGGTCGAGTACCACGCCCACGCGGCGGGAGCACCCGGCACACCGCCCGGTCCCGGGCCGGCCGACGTGCTCCCCGACCCGCCCGGGTCCGGACCGGCCTGGGGCTCCTCGTATGACGCGGCGCAGCGGAAGGGGAAGTGA